A window of Syntrophales bacterium contains these coding sequences:
- the sbcD gene encoding exonuclease subunit SbcD, translating to MKILHTADWHLGKTVPYTGFDFLPLQERILNRLIEIIKQESVDVVIVGGDVFDSPNPPGRAERLFIESLKKIADLSCPTFIIAGNHDSPERLSALNPLSQKHLIFIAGFVKENFSGILIEKDRWLIKGQDRYFLIEDRDKRKTLSIHLLPYASEYRLGEAFLTDDIGTRDLEYAEKIRELIAQGHPFDPEWTILLSHLYVKNARAIPKEERPLFIGGSYFIPSEFFPDTYDYIALGHLHSSQMISKNIAYSGSIIPFTPDVSEREKYVHVIDLKDNSVKKIPLNISELIEIRVASSMDEALEPARDDKILYLALSGLKRPLTSDDIKNLEKAHGERLALFTVEIKTEGVHDEMDVYEISDLSPEEWFRRFYMSKREEKPSSDVMELFLSLIKDEEEDKV from the coding sequence ATGAAGATACTCCACACAGCTGATTGGCATCTCGGAAAGACCGTACCTTATACAGGTTTTGATTTTTTACCACTTCAGGAACGGATCTTAAATCGACTTATTGAGATAATTAAACAAGAATCAGTAGATGTGGTCATTGTAGGCGGTGATGTGTTCGATTCACCAAACCCTCCAGGAAGGGCAGAGAGACTTTTTATTGAAAGTTTAAAGAAAATAGCGGATCTGTCATGCCCAACCTTTATAATAGCAGGAAACCACGATTCCCCAGAGAGACTATCTGCCTTAAATCCCTTATCCCAAAAACACCTGATATTTATTGCTGGCTTTGTAAAGGAAAACTTTTCTGGAATTTTAATAGAAAAAGACAGATGGCTAATAAAAGGTCAAGATAGGTACTTTCTCATAGAAGACAGGGACAAGAGAAAAACCCTTTCAATCCATCTACTCCCTTATGCATCTGAGTACAGACTCGGTGAGGCGTTTTTAACTGATGATATAGGTACGAGGGACCTCGAATATGCAGAAAAGATAAGAGAACTTATTGCACAGGGCCATCCCTTTGATCCTGAATGGACAATCCTTCTCTCACACCTCTATGTTAAAAACGCAAGGGCAATACCAAAAGAGGAAAGGCCTCTATTTATAGGTGGATCTTATTTTATTCCATCAGAGTTCTTCCCAGATACATACGATTATATTGCCTTAGGGCACCTCCACTCATCCCAGATGATATCTAAGAACATAGCCTATTCAGGCTCAATCATTCCTTTTACCCCCGATGTATCTGAAAGGGAAAAATACGTCCATGTAATAGACCTCAAAGATAACTCTGTTAAAAAAATACCCCTTAATATCTCTGAACTTATTGAAATTAGGGTCGCTTCCTCAATGGATGAGGCCCTTGAACCCGCAAGAGATGATAAAATCCTCTATCTGGCCTTGAGCGGTCTAAAAAGACCACTCACCTCAGATGATATAAAAAATCTAGAAAAGGCGCATGGGGAAAGACTTGCATTGTTTACAGTAGAAATAAAAACAGAAGGTGTCCACGATGAGATGGATGTCTATGAAATCAGTGATCTTTCCCCTGAAGAATGGTTTAGAAGGTTTTACATGTCAAAAAGGGAAGAAAAACCCTCATCTGATGTAATGGAGTTATTCCTCTCCCTTATAAAAGATGAAGAGGAGGATAAGGTATGA
- the prmA gene encoding 50S ribosomal protein L11 methyltransferase, whose protein sequence is MKTVKEKWVKIKVFTPVSLFEAASNFVIEQGAQGIVEESLESEDDTDMSEMSAMRTFNFFLPRDLRLDHRLSSFKKYIKELSELFPEYPEISFTVEDLAAADWSEEWKKYFRPIKVTKNIVIKPTWERYSSVGHDVVIEVDPGMAFGTGQHPSTRLCLEAIEDIILREKGNVEWHVLDVGTGTGILGIAAAKLGAQKVLCVEIDRQAAEIAKENVITNNVSDRVMVVNNDVNNIHASFNLIVANLTAKTLLRLKNHLINLLEPGGFLVISGLVDVDRENIEDRFLAKPLIHYRTITEREWLCYILKKEGSAG, encoded by the coding sequence ATGAAAACTGTGAAAGAAAAATGGGTCAAAATTAAAGTATTCACCCCTGTTTCACTCTTTGAAGCCGCTTCCAATTTTGTCATTGAGCAAGGTGCTCAGGGGATAGTAGAAGAGTCCTTGGAAAGTGAAGATGATACGGACATGTCAGAGATGTCTGCTATGCGAACTTTTAATTTCTTCCTGCCCCGGGATTTACGCCTCGACCACAGACTATCCTCTTTCAAAAAATACATAAAAGAGCTGTCCGAACTTTTTCCCGAATACCCAGAAATCTCTTTTACCGTCGAAGACCTCGCTGCTGCTGATTGGTCCGAAGAATGGAAAAAGTACTTTCGGCCCATTAAAGTAACGAAGAATATTGTTATCAAACCCACTTGGGAACGGTATTCTTCCGTAGGACACGATGTGGTCATTGAAGTGGATCCCGGTATGGCCTTCGGTACCGGACAACATCCTTCAACAAGACTATGTCTGGAAGCTATTGAGGATATAATCCTACGGGAAAAGGGCAACGTTGAATGGCACGTCCTAGATGTGGGTACAGGAACTGGTATCCTGGGGATAGCAGCTGCAAAACTGGGAGCTCAAAAGGTGTTATGCGTAGAGATAGACAGACAAGCAGCGGAGATAGCGAAGGAAAACGTAATAACAAATAATGTAAGTGATCGAGTAATGGTTGTGAACAACGATGTTAACAACATACATGCCTCATTTAACCTTATCGTCGCCAATCTCACAGCAAAAACACTTTTGAGACTAAAGAACCACCTCATTAACCTTCTTGAACCAGGAGGATTTCTTGTAATTTCTGGTCTAGTGGACGTAGACCGAGAAAATATCGAAGATCGCTTCCTGGCAAAACCACTCATTCACTACCGGACAATTACAGAGCGTGAGTGGCTCTGTTATATACTAAAAAAAGAGGGATCAGCTGGGTGA
- a CDS encoding 16S rRNA (uracil(1498)-N(3))-methyltransferase has protein sequence MTRPRLFIPPPVEVGRVYELSPSQTHYLLHVLRLSKGEEVILFDGQGKEYQSQFLKNPSGKVSVKVISLIKETTSPDFTLFLAQALIRSAKMDIILQKATELGVKCVVPFISERSVSRPEEKKTELKRLRWLKIATEAARQSHRLDIPEILPVGSWPDVFAVAEGFGRKLMLWEREKEHLLRDVIKESAESGSGIFVVVGPEGGFTEMEINAAKDRGFQIVGLGDRILRTETATIVTLALIQYAWGNLFHSGKGSKQSDT, from the coding sequence GTGACGCGTCCCCGCTTGTTTATCCCCCCTCCCGTTGAAGTGGGTAGAGTATACGAGTTATCACCCAGTCAAACTCACTATCTTTTGCATGTACTACGTTTATCCAAGGGTGAAGAAGTAATATTGTTCGACGGCCAAGGAAAAGAGTACCAAAGCCAATTTTTAAAAAACCCATCTGGAAAGGTTTCTGTAAAAGTGATATCCCTCATTAAGGAAACAACATCTCCGGACTTCACTTTATTCCTGGCTCAGGCCCTCATTCGCTCCGCGAAAATGGATATTATATTACAGAAAGCTACAGAACTCGGTGTAAAATGCGTTGTCCCCTTCATTAGCGAACGTTCGGTATCTCGTCCAGAAGAAAAAAAAACGGAACTTAAACGATTACGGTGGCTTAAAATAGCAACAGAAGCTGCCCGTCAGAGTCACCGGTTGGATATTCCCGAAATCCTACCGGTTGGATCCTGGCCAGACGTATTCGCTGTTGCAGAAGGATTTGGGAGAAAGTTGATGTTGTGGGAACGCGAAAAAGAACACCTTCTTCGTGACGTAATTAAGGAATCAGCTGAGTCGGGAAGTGGTATATTCGTCGTTGTGGGCCCTGAAGGTGGTTTCACTGAAATGGAAATCAATGCGGCAAAGGATAGGGGTTTTCAAATAGTAGGCTTGGGTGATAGGATACTTCGGACAGAAACAGCAACTATAGTAACACTTGCCCTAATACAATACGCGTGGGGTAATCTCTTTCACTCAGGTAAAGGAAGTAAACAAAGCGATACATGA
- the mdh gene encoding malate dehydrogenase: protein MGRKVTVIGAGNVGTTVAQHLVEKELCDVVLIDILEGLPEGKALDLQEAAPIEGYDARLTGGCDYALSENSDLIVITAGIARKPGMSRDDLLSTNAGIVQSVTTQAVRYSPEAIIIVVSNPLDAMCHVVLETSKFPRERVIGMAGVLDAARFRTFVALELNVSVESVFATVLGGHGDTMVPIPRYTTIAGVPITEILPESTIAALVERTRKGGAEIVNFLKTGSAYYAPAAAVVEMAESILKDKRKILPCSVYLQGEYGIYDTFLGVPVKLSSKGVEEIFQIPLTEEEQTLLAKSAEAVRELVSLMKIKSKC from the coding sequence ATGGGAAGAAAAGTAACTGTAATAGGTGCGGGGAATGTGGGAACGACTGTTGCCCAGCATCTGGTGGAAAAAGAACTTTGCGATGTGGTTTTGATTGATATTTTGGAGGGGTTACCTGAAGGGAAAGCGCTGGACCTTCAGGAAGCCGCACCGATCGAAGGGTACGATGCCCGTTTAACAGGGGGATGTGATTATGCATTGTCAGAGAATTCAGATTTGATTGTGATCACGGCAGGTATCGCACGGAAACCAGGAATGAGTCGTGATGATTTGCTGAGCACAAATGCGGGAATTGTTCAGTCTGTAACAACACAGGCCGTTCGGTATTCTCCGGAGGCTATAATTATTGTGGTTAGTAACCCTCTGGACGCGATGTGTCACGTGGTTCTTGAGACGAGTAAATTTCCCCGCGAAAGAGTAATAGGTATGGCAGGAGTTCTCGATGCAGCACGTTTCAGGACATTTGTAGCTTTAGAATTGAATGTATCAGTGGAAAGCGTGTTCGCTACCGTTTTAGGCGGACATGGTGATACAATGGTTCCCATTCCTAGGTATACTACTATTGCAGGTGTGCCAATAACGGAGATTCTTCCCGAAAGTACGATCGCTGCACTTGTTGAAAGAACGAGGAAGGGTGGTGCAGAGATCGTTAATTTCTTAAAAACGGGGAGTGCGTATTATGCTCCAGCGGCAGCAGTCGTGGAGATGGCAGAATCAATATTAAAGGATAAACGTAAGATCCTTCCTTGTTCGGTATATCTCCAGGGGGAGTACGGAATTTATGATACTTTTCTTGGCGTTCCTGTAAAATTGAGTTCAAAGGGTGTTGAAGAGATATTTCAGATACCCCTAACGGAAGAAGAACAGACTTTGCTTGCAAAGTCTGCGGAGGCTGTTCGAGAACTTGTATCGCTTATGAAAATAAAATCTAAATGTTAA
- the hemC gene encoding hydroxymethylbilane synthase has protein sequence MKNKVLCIGTRGSPLAMVQTEGVVNRISERYPQLSFRIVPIKTKGDILHEELLSTIGGKGVFVKEIEDALLKGTIDMAVHSLKDMPVDLPPGLCIGAITAREDPRDVWISRSNVKFERLRKGARIGTSSLRRKFQLLTIYPDLNIVPIRGNLDTRIKKIHTENLDGIIVAAAGLRRMAWTELATQFLPPETLLPAAGQGALAIEIREDAEHLREMLAFLHCGVTEREVQAERAFLKCIGGGCRLPVAVFAQTKGDTLMISALLGTPDGRMIIREELKGPVDDHINLGVQLAENVLSRGGKAILKLVCK, from the coding sequence ATGAAAAATAAAGTTCTGTGTATCGGTACTAGAGGAAGCCCCCTTGCTATGGTTCAGACCGAAGGGGTGGTAAATAGGATTTCAGAACGTTATCCTCAATTATCCTTTCGCATTGTTCCTATCAAAACAAAGGGTGATATCCTGCATGAGGAATTACTTAGCACGATAGGGGGGAAGGGTGTTTTTGTTAAGGAGATTGAAGATGCCCTTCTTAAGGGAACAATTGATATGGCCGTTCATAGTTTAAAGGATATGCCTGTAGATTTGCCCCCAGGGTTGTGTATTGGTGCCATTACTGCCCGAGAGGATCCCAGAGATGTGTGGATTTCAAGGAGCAATGTAAAATTTGAGAGGTTGCGTAAGGGGGCCAGAATAGGAACGAGCTCTCTGAGGCGTAAATTTCAACTGCTGACCATTTATCCCGATTTAAATATTGTTCCGATTCGAGGAAACCTCGATACGAGGATCAAAAAGATACATACGGAAAATCTCGACGGTATAATTGTTGCGGCAGCTGGTTTAAGGAGGATGGCTTGGACGGAACTGGCAACACAGTTTCTGCCACCTGAAACGTTGTTGCCTGCTGCGGGACAGGGTGCTCTTGCCATCGAGATCCGGGAGGATGCGGAGCATTTAAGAGAGATGCTGGCTTTTTTGCACTGCGGTGTGACGGAAAGGGAAGTTCAGGCGGAAAGGGCTTTTCTCAAGTGCATAGGAGGAGGGTGCCGATTACCCGTGGCGGTTTTTGCTCAGACTAAAGGAGATACGTTGATGATATCAGCTTTGCTGGGAACGCCTGATGGCAGAATGATAATAAGAGAGGAACTGAAGGGTCCGGTGGATGATCATATAAATCTGGGCGTACAGCTTGCGGAAAACGTGCTTTCCCGGGGGGGAAAGGCAATACTTAAACTTGTGTGCAAATAG
- the cobA gene encoding uroporphyrinogen-III C-methyltransferase, whose product MVAEKGKVYIVGAGPGDPDLITLKGIRYLRDADVIIHDHLVSDELLAYTKTGAVIIYAGKERAKHTLSQKEINDLLVEKAREGLSVVRLKGGDPFVFGRGGEEAEYLAAAGIPYEIVPGVTSAIAVPAYAGIPVSHRGLSSTFAIVAGQGEGEENIPWRSLRDIDTVVFLMGVKNLSHICNSLIKEGKDPETPVALIHWGTTPNQFTITGSLATIAHKAEEVGIKPPAVFVAGPVVRLREIIAWFEKKPLFGVGVVVTRAKGQLEPFAGMLRDLGARVLLFPTIEIAPPTDWAVLDGVLKRIGKYEWLIFTSVNGVKFFFKRLREKNMDVRELKGIRIAAIGPVTASLLSEKGLNVEIVPQEFDSAGFVEAFRKWNIKGSRVLILRTELAGNLLQEGLKKQGAHVEVVPVYRTEVPQESKKEVMERWLASGLVNVLTFTSSSTVANFCKIMGSDFTPPKEVKIAVIGPVTAEEARKRGFSVDIQPRVYTVSALVDEIKRYFVDFRKCVNENNIMKISKV is encoded by the coding sequence GTGGTTGCCGAAAAAGGGAAGGTTTACATTGTTGGTGCAGGTCCTGGTGATCCAGATCTCATAACTCTGAAAGGCATACGTTACCTTCGGGACGCTGATGTGATTATCCATGATCATCTTGTCAGTGATGAACTACTAGCATATACGAAGACTGGTGCTGTTATTATTTATGCAGGGAAGGAAAGGGCAAAACACACATTGTCACAGAAGGAGATCAATGATCTTCTTGTGGAAAAAGCTCGGGAAGGTTTGAGCGTTGTGCGTTTGAAAGGTGGGGATCCTTTTGTTTTCGGACGTGGCGGTGAGGAGGCTGAGTATTTGGCAGCTGCTGGTATCCCATATGAAATTGTACCGGGTGTGACTTCCGCAATTGCTGTCCCTGCATACGCTGGAATTCCCGTAAGTCATAGGGGTTTGTCATCCACGTTTGCCATCGTTGCAGGTCAGGGTGAAGGGGAGGAAAACATACCTTGGAGATCGCTGCGAGATATAGATACCGTTGTTTTCCTTATGGGGGTTAAAAACTTATCCCACATATGTAACTCTTTAATAAAGGAGGGGAAAGACCCTGAAACTCCTGTTGCGCTTATTCACTGGGGTACAACACCTAACCAGTTTACCATTACGGGTAGTTTGGCTACCATTGCGCATAAAGCTGAGGAGGTGGGTATCAAACCTCCTGCAGTGTTTGTGGCTGGACCTGTTGTACGCCTGCGTGAGATAATAGCATGGTTTGAAAAAAAACCTCTTTTTGGTGTTGGGGTGGTTGTGACTCGGGCTAAGGGACAGTTAGAACCTTTCGCGGGGATGTTAAGGGATTTGGGCGCGAGGGTGCTTCTTTTCCCCACCATAGAAATAGCACCACCCACCGATTGGGCAGTTTTGGATGGTGTGCTTAAGCGTATTGGGAAGTACGAGTGGTTGATCTTCACAAGTGTAAATGGTGTTAAATTCTTTTTTAAGCGTTTGCGGGAAAAGAATATGGATGTGAGGGAATTGAAAGGTATCCGCATAGCAGCTATCGGACCGGTAACTGCTTCCCTATTAAGTGAAAAGGGGTTAAATGTGGAGATCGTTCCTCAAGAGTTTGACTCCGCAGGTTTTGTAGAGGCCTTCAGGAAGTGGAATATTAAAGGATCACGGGTTTTGATCCTTCGGACGGAATTGGCGGGAAACCTATTGCAGGAAGGTTTAAAGAAACAGGGGGCGCATGTTGAAGTCGTGCCCGTGTATAGAACAGAAGTACCTCAGGAAAGTAAAAAAGAAGTGATGGAGCGTTGGTTAGCCTCGGGATTGGTGAATGTATTAACATTTACCTCGAGCTCCACGGTGGCGAATTTCTGTAAGATTATGGGGTCGGATTTCACTCCTCCTAAAGAGGTGAAAATTGCCGTTATAGGTCCGGTGACTGCTGAGGAGGCGAGGAAGAGGGGGTTTTCCGTGGATATTCAACCAAGGGTTTATACCGTTTCTGCTCTTGTTGATGAGATTAAGCGGTATTTTGTGGATTTTAGGAAGTGTGTAAATGAAAATAATATCATGAAAATTTCGAAAGTGTAG
- the hemA gene encoding glutamyl-tRNA reductase, translating to MDIILAGLNHRTAPVEIRERLNIALCEENNPLEFFKEKACISEVLCLITCNRVEILATTEKIGEAESVLKHSLLQHTNLLWDDLFRCVYVYYNEEAVRHLFRVASSLDSMIVGEPQILGQVKDAYRAAVEHGTAGVLLNRILHHAFRTAKRVRSETGIANNAVSVSFAAVQLAKKIFGRLKGKTVLVIGAGEMSELTVRHLMKNGADSLIITNRTYERAVELARVFGGEVFEFSRIGEALEKSDIVISSTGAPGFLISRDIITSVMRNRRHRLLFIIDIAVPRDVDPNVGLIDNVFLFNIDDLQEIADENMNIRREEATKAERIVEEEVEKFRKWFNSLDAVPTIVALRRKVESIVEGELARASSWLKSLEEKDRQEVDILIRSIINKVLHDPMVALKEMCYDRAGKPYVAAVRRIFRLQEEEDEK from the coding sequence ATGGACATAATACTTGCTGGGCTTAATCATCGAACTGCACCGGTGGAGATAAGAGAGCGTTTGAATATCGCCTTGTGTGAGGAAAACAATCCACTTGAGTTTTTTAAAGAAAAAGCTTGCATCAGTGAAGTACTCTGTCTGATTACCTGCAACAGGGTGGAAATTCTAGCTACCACGGAAAAAATAGGTGAAGCGGAAAGTGTTTTAAAGCATTCGCTTCTTCAGCACACCAATCTTTTGTGGGATGATCTCTTTCGATGTGTATATGTTTATTACAACGAGGAGGCGGTTAGGCATCTATTCCGTGTGGCATCGAGTTTGGATTCTATGATTGTAGGTGAACCGCAGATCCTCGGTCAGGTAAAAGATGCTTATCGTGCCGCTGTAGAACATGGAACAGCTGGCGTTTTGCTGAATAGAATTTTGCACCATGCGTTTCGAACTGCAAAGAGGGTCCGTTCGGAAACTGGAATAGCAAATAATGCTGTATCTGTGAGTTTTGCGGCGGTTCAACTCGCTAAGAAGATTTTTGGAAGATTGAAGGGAAAGACAGTACTCGTGATTGGAGCTGGTGAGATGTCGGAACTTACGGTGAGGCACTTGATGAAAAATGGTGCTGATAGTTTAATAATAACAAATAGAACGTATGAGAGAGCCGTAGAACTTGCCCGGGTTTTTGGAGGTGAAGTTTTTGAGTTCAGTAGAATAGGTGAGGCCCTTGAGAAATCGGATATAGTAATTAGTTCCACAGGTGCCCCCGGTTTTTTGATTAGCCGTGATATTATTACTTCTGTGATGCGAAACAGGCGCCATCGCTTACTTTTCATTATCGACATCGCTGTTCCTCGGGATGTTGATCCCAATGTGGGACTGATTGATAACGTTTTCCTTTTTAATATAGACGATCTTCAGGAGATCGCAGACGAAAACATGAACATACGGAGGGAAGAGGCGACCAAAGCGGAGAGGATTGTAGAAGAAGAAGTGGAAAAATTCAGAAAGTGGTTCAATAGCCTCGACGCGGTACCAACGATTGTTGCTTTAAGGAGGAAGGTAGAATCCATAGTGGAAGGTGAATTGGCAAGGGCTAGCTCCTGGTTGAAGTCTCTGGAAGAAAAAGATAGGCAAGAAGTGGATATTCTCATACGTTCTATAATCAACAAGGTTCTCCACGATCCCATGGTTGCTCTTAAAGAGATGTGTTACGATAGAGCAGGGAAGCCATACGTTGCTGCGGTGAGGAGGATTTTTCGTCTTCAGGAAGAGGAGGATGAAAAATAA
- a CDS encoding RDD family protein, giving the protein MNRYTSYGGFWRRFFAAIIDQLILNFFYALLLILSLLGGYLGLLSFPTDHDLESLMKSGGVFIIAYHISCMLINMCYYVYFHGTTGQTPGKKALGLRVVPISGGDMSFGIAFLRWVGYLISSIFFMLGYIWIAFDKRKQGWHDKIAGTVVTRVTG; this is encoded by the coding sequence ATGAATAGATACACATCATACGGTGGATTTTGGAGGAGATTCTTTGCAGCTATTATCGATCAACTAATCCTGAACTTTTTTTATGCGCTCCTTTTGATCCTCAGTCTCCTAGGAGGCTATTTAGGCCTCCTCTCCTTCCCCACTGACCATGACCTAGAATCACTCATGAAGAGCGGAGGTGTGTTTATTATAGCATATCATATATCTTGTATGCTCATTAACATGTGTTATTACGTTTACTTTCACGGTACTACAGGTCAAACACCTGGCAAGAAAGCCTTAGGATTGCGTGTCGTCCCCATCTCCGGTGGTGATATGTCTTTTGGTATAGCTTTTCTACGATGGGTTGGATACCTAATATCAAGCATTTTTTTTATGTTAGGCTATATCTGGATAGCGTTCGACAAAAGAAAACAGGGATGGCATGACAAAATTGCTGGGACAGTTGTGACTAGAGTTACAGGTTAA
- a CDS encoding cytochrome c biogenesis protein: MQTVTVLLKASLSMYLVSTFIYAMSVWVRRVHIARFAAGVLFVSFGIHTLYIILKWTNLGMAPIHTPHDALSLFSWAVTGIYLLFQLKTKTRVLGVFVSPIALVFIIFASHTVPDTFEVPERLRSTVVAVHVLLTITGEAFFTLASLAGLMYLIQDKLLKSRRSRPWIGYLPSLHELDRINGICLSGGFPLLTLGLVTGSLWAKVVWGNPWPVDAKFIWALGVWVIYAFLLHQRLAIGWRGRRMALISLLAFLVVTITLVVEKVFFTTMHRFF; the protein is encoded by the coding sequence ATGCAAACTGTAACCGTTCTACTCAAAGCTTCTCTTTCTATGTATCTTGTGAGCACGTTTATCTACGCAATGTCTGTATGGGTTAGGCGAGTTCACATTGCTAGATTTGCTGCCGGTGTTCTGTTTGTATCATTTGGAATTCACACGTTGTATATTATTCTAAAGTGGACAAATCTCGGTATGGCTCCTATTCACACGCCACATGATGCACTGTCCCTTTTTTCCTGGGCTGTCACGGGTATTTATCTGCTCTTCCAGCTGAAGACGAAAACGAGAGTACTGGGTGTTTTTGTTTCACCTATAGCTTTAGTATTCATAATTTTTGCCTCACACACGGTCCCTGATACGTTTGAGGTTCCAGAAAGGCTAAGAAGTACTGTTGTGGCAGTTCATGTTTTGCTGACAATTACAGGAGAAGCTTTTTTTACATTGGCCTCCCTTGCGGGGTTGATGTATCTGATTCAAGACAAGTTGTTGAAGAGTAGAAGATCACGGCCGTGGATTGGATATTTACCTTCTCTCCATGAATTGGATAGGATAAATGGCATATGTCTTTCAGGTGGTTTCCCCCTCCTTACGCTCGGACTAGTTACTGGATCGCTATGGGCTAAGGTGGTTTGGGGGAACCCATGGCCTGTGGATGCAAAGTTCATTTGGGCTTTAGGAGTATGGGTTATTTATGCGTTTCTGCTCCATCAACGTCTTGCCATAGGATGGAGGGGACGCCGGATGGCCCTTATTTCTTTGTTGGCTTTTTTGGTTGTGACGATAACCCTGGTGGTTGAAAAGGTTTTTTTTACCACAATGCACAGATTTTTCTAA
- a CDS encoding bifunctional precorrin-2 dehydrogenase/sirohydrochlorin ferrochelatase has product MILKNVRTMKFYPIFVNVKDRLCTVVGGGEVAERKVKRLLECGARVVVVSSEITEGLAKLRDAGLITHISEEYRSSHIKGSFLVIGATNRRETNKKISADCRRENVLVNIVDSPDECDFIVPSVLTRGDLTVAISTGGRSPALARRIREELETTFGEEYAVLSEILGRLRVRVKSQKDEAKANRDVFYRLLETDILEAIKKRDWSEVRRIIKEVVGEDTDIVITDEICKL; this is encoded by the coding sequence GTGATACTTAAAAACGTAAGAACAATGAAATTTTATCCCATTTTTGTAAATGTTAAGGATAGACTGTGCACGGTTGTAGGCGGCGGAGAGGTTGCGGAACGGAAGGTTAAGCGTTTGCTCGAATGTGGTGCCCGTGTGGTGGTTGTTTCTTCTGAGATTACAGAAGGTTTAGCCAAGCTTAGGGACGCGGGTTTGATTACACACATATCAGAGGAATACCGTTCAAGTCATATTAAAGGTTCTTTTCTCGTCATTGGTGCCACAAATCGAAGAGAGACGAATAAGAAGATAAGTGCCGATTGCAGAAGGGAAAATGTGCTTGTTAACATTGTAGACAGCCCTGATGAGTGTGATTTTATTGTGCCTTCTGTTTTGACTCGCGGAGACCTTACTGTAGCGATTTCCACTGGTGGTAGGAGTCCTGCCCTTGCCCGTAGAATTAGAGAAGAGCTCGAGACTACCTTTGGTGAAGAATATGCGGTTCTTTCCGAAATTTTAGGTAGATTGAGGGTTCGGGTTAAATCACAGAAAGACGAAGCGAAAGCTAATCGAGATGTTTTTTATAGGTTATTGGAAACAGATATCTTAGAAGCCATAAAAAAAAGGGATTGGTCCGAGGTTAGGAGAATTATTAAGGAAGTGGTGGGTGAAGATACAGATATAGTTATAACTGATGAGATATGCAAACTGTAA
- a CDS encoding DedA family protein, with product MDLLSNGIELLFHLDKHLGDVIAFCGVWTYVIVFIVIFCETGLVVTPFLPGDSLLFALGTLAANPYIGETLQVTWLTLIISIAAVLGNTTNYAIGRYVGPRAFNDSKNRFLKKEYLIRTQNFYEKYGGKTIFIARFVPIIRTYAPFMAGVGMMHYGKFSLYNVTSSLCWTGVLIPGGYLFGDLPIVRDNFTVVIIGIIVLSLMPGLYEYLRYRKT from the coding sequence GTGGATCTTCTAAGTAACGGTATAGAGTTATTGTTTCACCTGGACAAACATCTCGGTGATGTTATCGCATTTTGTGGGGTTTGGACCTACGTTATAGTGTTTATCGTCATCTTTTGTGAAACGGGCCTAGTCGTCACCCCTTTTCTTCCTGGAGACTCGTTGCTATTTGCCTTAGGAACCTTGGCAGCAAATCCATATATTGGAGAAACTCTCCAGGTTACCTGGTTGACGCTCATCATTTCCATCGCTGCAGTTCTGGGAAACACAACCAATTATGCTATTGGCAGGTACGTGGGACCGCGGGCGTTTAACGACAGCAAAAACCGATTCCTCAAAAAAGAATATCTAATTAGAACCCAAAATTTCTATGAAAAATACGGAGGAAAAACTATATTTATTGCCCGCTTCGTGCCCATTATAAGAACGTACGCGCCCTTCATGGCAGGCGTGGGTATGATGCACTACGGAAAGTTCTCCCTTTACAATGTAACAAGCAGCCTATGCTGGACAGGCGTATTAATCCCCGGGGGATATCTCTTTGGTGATTTGCCCATAGTCCGGGATAACTTTACAGTCGTCATCATTGGCATAATTGTGCTTTCCCTAATGCCAGGTTTATATGAATATCTAAGGTATAGAAAAACCTAA